One segment of Leptolyngbyaceae cyanobacterium DNA contains the following:
- a CDS encoding response regulator produces MKTVLIVEDDPINYRVFSKILTKRGGLDVKGTEDVEEVIKLAQSGQADLILMDVSLARSVYQGKAVDGIKITQMLKSNPQTAKLPIILVTAHAMEGDRENFLKQSGADGYISKPVVDHQQFVDQIMALLPKD; encoded by the coding sequence ATGAAAACCGTTCTGATTGTGGAAGATGACCCGATTAATTATCGAGTTTTCTCGAAGATCTTGACTAAGCGAGGTGGCTTAGATGTCAAGGGTACTGAAGATGTGGAAGAGGTGATAAAGCTAGCCCAGTCTGGTCAAGCGGATCTCATTTTGATGGATGTCTCCCTGGCCCGCAGTGTTTACCAAGGCAAGGCTGTTGACGGTATCAAAATCACCCAAATGTTGAAGTCTAACCCTCAAACGGCCAAACTGCCGATTATCCTGGTGACGGCTCACGCGATGGAGGGCGATCGGGAAAACTTTCTCAAACAAAGTGGTGCCGATGGCTATATCTCTAAACCAGTGGTCGATCATCAACAGTTTGTGGATCAAATTATGGCACTGCTGCCAAAAGACTAA
- a CDS encoding tetratricopeptide repeat protein — protein sequence MPTNRKSWFKFLLIFGIWSIAGPVFGQALVPHTLQLDSNQLEQQGVGLAQEAAQLAQFQQYEQALSRARLATQLAPKNYQAWFLLGGLYLQTNQADKGVEALQKAKVLNPNEAAIQFALGSAYFQQEKYQASIDAIQEGLKLKPNSRDALFDLGNSYYRLKNYSEAVAQYQKAVGVDATFWPAINNIGLIKYEQGDVDSAIKQWQAALAVEKEAAEPKLAIAVALYTKGEQEKGLAMGEDALRIDDRYGDIDFLKENLWGDRLLKDTKQLLDTPRIQATLAQTHGQPPTEESQR from the coding sequence GTGCCCACTAATCGCAAATCTTGGTTTAAATTTCTGCTGATCTTTGGAATTTGGAGTATAGCTGGGCCAGTTTTCGGGCAGGCACTCGTACCCCACACCCTGCAACTCGATTCAAACCAGCTAGAGCAGCAGGGCGTCGGGCTAGCGCAGGAAGCTGCCCAGCTAGCACAATTCCAACAATACGAACAAGCCTTGTCACGCGCAAGGTTAGCCACTCAGTTAGCTCCCAAAAATTATCAAGCTTGGTTCCTCTTAGGAGGGCTCTATTTACAAACAAATCAAGCCGATAAAGGCGTTGAGGCATTACAAAAGGCCAAAGTTCTCAACCCTAACGAAGCAGCGATTCAATTTGCGCTGGGGTCGGCTTATTTTCAGCAAGAAAAGTACCAAGCATCAATCGATGCCATTCAAGAGGGGTTAAAGCTCAAACCCAATTCCCGCGATGCTTTATTTGATTTGGGTAATTCCTATTATCGATTAAAAAATTATTCGGAAGCGGTCGCTCAATATCAAAAAGCCGTTGGTGTAGATGCCACATTTTGGCCAGCCATTAACAACATCGGATTGATTAAATACGAACAAGGCGATGTTGACAGCGCTATCAAACAATGGCAAGCCGCGCTTGCGGTGGAAAAGGAGGCAGCAGAACCCAAACTAGCGATCGCAGTTGCCCTTTACACCAAAGGCGAACAGGAAAAGGGTTTGGCAATGGGAGAAGATGCCCTGCGGATCGACGATCGCTACGGCGATATAGATTTCTTGAAAGAAAATCTTTGGGGCGATCGTTTGCTCAAAGATACCAAACAACTTTTAGACACTCCCAGAATTCAAGCTACTCTCGCCCAAACTCACGGTCAACCACCGACAGAAGAGTCCCAACGTTAA
- a CDS encoding efflux RND transporter periplasmic adaptor subunit, producing MQIPFIGKKFDQGKQVSQRTPWLVGLLAASLLSVSAGTYLYLNRATPKSDIANLTVAVQSRNINLRITASGTVVPVQTVNLSPKTAGLLADLRVEQGDVVKQGQIIARMDNEDIQAQLLQARARLDQAKASLDKVRAGNRPEEIAQARARLAQAQAQLAQARAGSRPEEIAQARARLAQAQAQLTSVQTANPQQIAAAEAQVNAAQVRTDLAKTRVDRYQSLQQQGAITRDRFDEAMADYRTATANLEEARRRLAQVQLGTSPAEITQRQAAVKEAQQALDLLQRGTRQEEIAQREAVVREAQQALDLLQRGSRPEDIAQARASVKEAEGRVAQIQVQLEDTIVKAPFDGVITQKYANVGAFVTPTTSGSNTAASTSTSIVAIARGLEILAKVPEVDIGNIKQGQAVEVVADAYPDQVFKGSVRLIAPEAVVDQNVTSFQVRVALDTGLDELRSGMNVDLTFLGKEVQGALVVPTVAIVTEKGQTGVMIPGKENKPEFRPVTIGTTIQDQTQILDGIKEGEQIYIDLPKNYRPQPEE from the coding sequence ATGCAAATTCCATTTATTGGCAAAAAATTTGACCAGGGCAAACAAGTCAGCCAGCGGACTCCCTGGCTGGTGGGATTGCTCGCTGCCAGTCTATTGAGTGTCTCTGCTGGCACATACTTATACTTAAATCGAGCAACACCTAAGTCAGACATTGCCAATCTGACGGTAGCAGTGCAATCAAGAAATATCAATCTGCGGATTACTGCCAGTGGAACGGTTGTTCCCGTGCAAACCGTTAACCTCAGTCCGAAAACAGCTGGGCTGCTAGCTGATTTGCGAGTAGAACAGGGAGATGTGGTAAAGCAAGGACAAATCATTGCCCGGATGGATAATGAAGACATCCAAGCTCAGTTATTGCAAGCCAGAGCCAGATTAGATCAAGCTAAAGCAAGCTTAGATAAAGTACGGGCTGGAAATCGCCCGGAGGAAATAGCTCAAGCCAGAGCGCGTTTAGCTCAAGCACAAGCTCAATTAGCCCAAGCACGAGCGGGTAGTCGTCCGGAAGAGATTGCTCAAGCTAGAGCGCGTTTAGCTCAAGCACAAGCTCAATTAACATCGGTGCAAACTGCTAATCCCCAACAAATTGCCGCCGCCGAAGCTCAGGTAAATGCAGCCCAAGTCAGGACGGATTTAGCTAAGACACGGGTAGATAGGTATCAAAGTTTGCAGCAACAGGGAGCAATTACTCGCGATCGCTTCGATGAAGCAATGGCCGATTACCGGACGGCAACGGCTAATCTGGAAGAAGCGAGGCGACGTTTGGCACAAGTACAATTGGGTACTTCGCCAGCGGAAATTACCCAACGACAAGCGGCGGTGAAAGAAGCGCAGCAAGCTTTAGATTTACTGCAAAGGGGTACGCGCCAAGAGGAAATCGCTCAGCGAGAAGCAGTGGTAAGAGAAGCTCAACAAGCTCTAGATTTGTTGCAACGGGGTTCTCGTCCGGAAGATATCGCTCAAGCACGAGCATCTGTGAAAGAAGCAGAAGGTAGGGTAGCCCAAATTCAGGTGCAACTGGAAGATACGATCGTCAAAGCACCTTTTGATGGGGTAATTACGCAAAAATATGCTAACGTGGGTGCTTTTGTTACACCTACTACTTCTGGTTCTAATACGGCGGCGTCTACTTCGACTTCGATCGTCGCGATCGCTAGAGGATTGGAAATTCTCGCCAAAGTGCCAGAAGTAGATATTGGTAATATCAAACAAGGGCAAGCAGTTGAGGTAGTGGCAGATGCTTATCCCGACCAGGTATTTAAAGGCAGCGTGCGTTTGATTGCGCCGGAAGCAGTCGTAGATCAAAACGTAACTTCTTTCCAAGTACGGGTAGCGCTCGATACGGGATTGGATGAATTGCGATCGGGAATGAACGTCGATCTGACTTTTTTGGGTAAGGAAGTACAAGGTGCTTTGGTAGTACCGACAGTTGCGATCGTTACTGAAAAAGGACAAACCGGCGTGATGATACCGGGTAAGGAAAATAAACCTGAGTTTCGTCCGGTAACGATCGGTACAACCATTCAAGACCAAACTCAAATTCTCGATGGTATAAAAGAAGGAGAACAAATATACATCGACTTGCCCAAAAATTATCGACCACAACCAGAAGAGTGA
- a CDS encoding ABC transporter permease has protein sequence MDIVESIKMAAKTLVANKLRSSLTMLGIIIGNASVIAMVGIGQGAQKLASEQFESLGPNVLFIIPGNQNAQRNRDVPRTLVWEDAKAIANQVPSISEVAPQIQGRQPVVYSNKNTNTQILGVTPEFLSVRSFDVNKGRFFTNQDIKSNNQVVVLGSDVVKKLFNNQNPIGERIRVKNLSFLVIGVMESKGSFLGSNQDDAVYLPLTTMANRIMGRTSPYGMEVSFISVSAKDSNSIRAAQFQISNLLRLRHKITTEDDFTVRTQKDVLQIVDTITGALTLMLAAIAGISLLVGGIGVMNIMLVSVTERTHEIGLRKAIGATQHDILIQFMIEAIILSAAGGLVGTGIGVGGVMLVGALTPLKAGISPIAIILAVGISGGIGLFFGVVPARRAAKLDPIVALRSA, from the coding sequence ATGGATATTGTTGAAAGCATCAAAATGGCAGCCAAAACTTTGGTTGCGAATAAATTGCGAAGCAGCCTTACCATGTTAGGGATTATCATTGGTAATGCTTCTGTAATAGCAATGGTGGGAATCGGACAGGGCGCTCAAAAACTAGCCTCCGAACAGTTTGAATCATTGGGGCCAAACGTATTATTTATTATCCCCGGCAATCAAAACGCGCAGCGCAACAGAGATGTACCAAGGACTTTAGTATGGGAGGACGCGAAAGCGATCGCAAATCAAGTTCCTTCTATCAGTGAAGTTGCACCGCAAATTCAAGGCAGACAACCAGTTGTTTATAGTAATAAAAATACTAACACTCAAATTTTAGGAGTGACACCGGAGTTTCTGTCAGTACGCAGTTTTGATGTTAACAAGGGAAGGTTTTTTACAAATCAAGATATCAAATCGAATAACCAAGTAGTTGTACTGGGATCGGACGTAGTTAAAAAATTATTTAACAATCAAAATCCGATTGGCGAAAGAATTCGGGTAAAAAATCTCAGTTTCTTGGTAATTGGTGTGATGGAATCTAAAGGCTCTTTCTTGGGAAGTAACCAAGATGATGCCGTTTATTTGCCGCTTACGACAATGGCGAATCGCATTATGGGGCGTACTTCTCCTTATGGAATGGAAGTATCGTTTATTTCTGTTTCTGCCAAAGATTCTAATAGCATTAGAGCGGCACAATTTCAGATTAGTAATTTGTTGCGATTAAGACATAAAATTACCACCGAAGATGATTTTACCGTTCGCACGCAAAAGGATGTGCTGCAAATAGTAGATACGATCACGGGTGCGCTGACACTGATGCTAGCAGCAATTGCGGGAATTTCTCTTTTAGTTGGTGGTATTGGCGTGATGAATATCATGCTGGTTTCCGTTACCGAACGCACCCACGAAATTGGACTTCGCAAAGCAATTGGTGCTACTCAGCATGATATTCTCATTCAATTCATGATCGAAGCGATTATTTTATCAGCAGCAGGCGGTTTAGTTGGTACTGGAATTGGTGTAGGGGGAGTGATGTTAGTGGGCGCTCTCACACCTTTGAAAGCGGGTATATCGCCGATCGCAATTATACTGGCAGTAGGGATTTCTGGCGGTATTGGTCTGTTCTTTGGCGTTGTACCCGCCAGGAGAGCAGCGAAACTCGACCCGATTGTTGCTTTAAGAAGTGCTTAA
- a CDS encoding ABC transporter ATP-binding protein: MQNQIVTQDSTLDTNSKPAIIRMEDISKIYGSGNTEVFALRGVNLIVEEGEYCSIMGASGSGKSSAMNIIGCLDRPTSGRYYLDRLDVSTLGDSELARIRNLKLGFVFQQFHLLAQLSALENVMLPMVYAGVPAGERSDRAAEALKRVGLANRMNNKPNQLSGGQQQRVAIARAIVNKPVLLLADEPTGALDSKTTQEVMDIFTELNQTGITVVMVTHEPEVARQTHRIVWFRDGQVVHSHLTPDDLGTVAI, translated from the coding sequence ATGCAAAACCAAATCGTTACACAAGATTCCACCTTAGATACTAATTCTAAACCAGCGATCATTCGGATGGAAGATATTTCTAAAATCTACGGTTCTGGCAATACTGAAGTGTTCGCATTGCGAGGGGTTAATCTAATAGTAGAAGAAGGAGAATATTGTTCGATTATGGGTGCGTCCGGTTCTGGTAAATCTTCAGCAATGAATATTATCGGTTGCTTGGATCGTCCTACTTCCGGTCGTTACTATTTGGATCGGTTGGATGTGTCAACATTAGGAGATTCAGAATTAGCTCGCATCCGCAATCTTAAATTGGGATTTGTGTTTCAGCAGTTCCATTTGTTGGCGCAATTAAGTGCTTTGGAAAACGTGATGTTGCCAATGGTTTATGCGGGTGTACCTGCGGGGGAAAGAAGCGATCGCGCGGCGGAAGCACTCAAGCGGGTAGGATTGGCAAATCGGATGAATAATAAGCCAAATCAACTTTCTGGAGGACAACAACAACGGGTTGCGATCGCTCGTGCAATTGTCAATAAACCTGTTTTATTATTAGCGGATGAACCAACGGGTGCTTTAGATTCCAAAACTACTCAGGAAGTAATGGATATTTTTACAGAACTTAATCAAACAGGTATTACTGTTGTCATGGTAACTCACGAACCAGAAGTAGCTCGTCAGACTCATCGTATTGTCTGGTTCCGAGATGGACAAGTAGTACACTCCCATTTGACTCCTGACGATCTTGGCACTGTTGCTATTTAA
- a CDS encoding response regulator codes for MKTNCKPKIDMQESQKETILIVDDHPEKLDELMKLLTEYGFKIFLAKTGEIAIKEAESSQPDIILLDVIMRGMDGFETCRRLKRNELTKNIPVIFMTVLSQTENKVVAFEIGGVDYVTKPLQYEEVLARINNHLNLCNLQKKLLEQNEILQKEISDRIAAEAEIKQLNEDLKRRAAQLEATNKELEAFSYSVSHDLRNPLLAIDGFSWSILHKYSSQLDEKAKKYLENIRATTKQMGKFIDDLLHLSSLTSSEISFTEVDLSQLAKKTASSLQLSASERVVEFAIADGIVAWGDQILLAVMLENLLGNAWKYTSKNPQARIELGIFDRNDRSPVSNPVYFVRDNGVGFDMADADRIFCTFQRLHHKNEFEGTGIGLATVQRIVHRHGGQIWVEAFPNQGATFYFTLG; via the coding sequence ATGAAAACAAACTGTAAACCGAAGATTGATATGCAAGAAAGCCAAAAAGAAACTATTTTAATCGTAGACGATCACCCTGAAAAATTAGATGAATTAATGAAATTACTAACAGAATATGGATTTAAAATATTTCTAGCCAAAACTGGTGAAATAGCCATAAAAGAAGCGGAGTCCAGCCAACCGGATATCATTCTATTAGATGTGATAATGCGGGGAATGGATGGTTTTGAAACTTGCCGTAGATTAAAAAGGAACGAATTAACTAAAAATATTCCGGTTATTTTTATGACTGTCTTATCTCAGACGGAAAATAAGGTCGTAGCATTTGAAATAGGGGGAGTTGACTACGTAACAAAGCCCTTGCAATATGAAGAAGTTTTAGCACGGATAAATAATCACTTAAATCTTTGTAATTTGCAAAAAAAACTATTAGAACAAAACGAAATTTTACAAAAAGAAATTAGCGATCGCATTGCAGCAGAAGCAGAAATCAAACAATTAAATGAAGATTTAAAACGTAGAGCCGCTCAACTGGAGGCTACTAATAAAGAGCTAGAAGCTTTTTCCTATTCTGTTTCCCACGATTTACGCAATCCCTTGCTAGCCATTGACGGTTTCAGTTGGTCGATCCTTCATAAATATAGTTCCCAGTTAGACGAAAAAGCTAAAAAATATTTGGAAAATATACGTGCGACTACTAAGCAAATGGGTAAGTTTATCGATGATTTATTACATCTTTCTAGCTTAACTAGCAGCGAAATTTCGTTTACTGAAGTTGATTTGAGCCAGCTAGCAAAAAAGACTGCTTCTTCTCTACAACTTTCTGCTTCAGAACGAGTAGTTGAGTTTGCGATCGCTGATGGGATCGTCGCGTGGGGCGATCAAATATTACTAGCAGTAATGCTGGAAAATTTATTGGGTAATGCGTGGAAATATACCAGTAAAAATCCCCAAGCCCGCATCGAATTAGGTATTTTCGATCGCAACGATCGATCGCCAGTTAGCAATCCAGTGTATTTTGTCCGTGATAACGGTGTTGGCTTCGATATGGCAGATGCCGATCGCATATTTTGTACCTTTCAACGCCTCCACCACAAAAACGAGTTTGAAGGTACGGGTATAGGTTTAGCCACAGTTCAGCGGATAGTTCACCGTCACGGGGGACAGATTTGGGTAGAAGCCTTTCCCAATCAGGGCGCGACTTTCTATTTTACTCTTGGCTGA
- a CDS encoding sulfate ABC transporter substrate-binding protein — MGLWKSTKKQSSSGIGAISSLLRLARQSCEQVLRTVKASFGHPYSSQKAFVSLFLVGVSLSIAIASCTPNNSNQSGTSTGGSTPAAKTGDVELTLVSYAVTRAAYEKIIPQFAQQWKQEHNQNVKFNQSYGGSGSQTRAVVDGLEADIVALALALDTKKIEKAGLIAPGWENEAPNNAIVTKSVGVLVTRDGNPKNIQNWQDLAKAGVKVITANPKTSGGARWNFMALWGAITQTGGDEAKAQEFVNQVFKNVPVLPRDAREASDAFFKQGQGDVLINYENEVILAALNGQKLPYVVPEVNISIDNPVAVVDKNVDKHGTREVAEAFVKFLYTPAAQREFAKVGFRPVDPTVEQEFASKYPKIKTLFTAQDLGGWDAVQSKFFDDGAIFDKIQAGIK; from the coding sequence ATGGGTCTGTGGAAAAGCACCAAAAAACAAAGTAGCTCGGGTATTGGTGCGATATCTTCACTCTTAAGGTTGGCACGACAATCGTGCGAACAAGTGCTGAGAACTGTCAAGGCAAGCTTTGGCCACCCTTATAGTTCCCAAAAAGCTTTTGTATCTTTATTCTTAGTGGGAGTTAGTTTAAGTATCGCGATCGCGTCCTGCACTCCCAACAACTCCAATCAAAGCGGTACATCCACTGGTGGGAGTACTCCCGCTGCAAAAACAGGCGATGTTGAATTAACCTTAGTTTCCTATGCCGTCACTCGCGCCGCCTATGAAAAAATCATTCCCCAATTCGCCCAACAGTGGAAACAAGAACACAACCAAAACGTTAAATTTAATCAAAGCTACGGAGGTTCCGGTTCCCAAACTCGTGCGGTAGTTGATGGACTAGAAGCAGATATCGTAGCACTAGCCCTCGCACTCGACACCAAAAAAATTGAAAAAGCTGGATTAATTGCACCTGGATGGGAAAACGAAGCACCCAATAACGCGATCGTAACCAAATCTGTAGGGGTGCTAGTAACGCGAGATGGTAACCCAAAAAATATTCAAAATTGGCAAGATTTAGCAAAAGCAGGCGTAAAAGTAATCACTGCTAATCCCAAAACCTCTGGTGGCGCACGGTGGAACTTCATGGCTTTATGGGGCGCTATAACTCAAACTGGAGGAGATGAAGCCAAAGCACAGGAATTCGTCAACCAAGTTTTCAAGAATGTCCCGGTACTACCCAGAGACGCCCGTGAAGCTAGCGACGCCTTTTTTAAACAAGGTCAGGGAGATGTACTAATTAACTACGAAAATGAAGTTATTTTAGCGGCACTGAACGGCCAAAAACTTCCTTATGTAGTGCCTGAAGTAAACATTTCCATTGATAATCCGGTTGCTGTCGTCGATAAAAACGTCGATAAACACGGTACTCGTGAAGTAGCTGAAGCTTTCGTCAAGTTTCTCTACACTCCAGCCGCTCAGAGGGAATTCGCCAAAGTAGGATTTCGACCTGTTGACCCAACAGTAGAACAAGAATTTGCCAGCAAATACCCGAAAATCAAAACTTTGTTTACTGCTCAAGATTTAGGTGGTTGGGATGCCGTGCAAAGTAAGTTTTTTGATGATGGTGCGATTTTCGACAAGATTCAAGCTGGCATCAAGTAA
- a CDS encoding NIL domain-containing protein, with translation MSAVLFSYFLISYSFSGFLCYLAFQKHLNRQLYLAELPIPILNPQLGNLAIPFFWPIWIVQESFKKNRANNLGQHIFTKARIRILIPTTYCQEPVISHLTSQYGLTFNITGARLNANKQSPGVFDLELTGTPQQIQKALDYLVTKQVKIWGKPNPDGDAW, from the coding sequence ATGAGCGCCGTCTTATTTAGCTATTTTCTCATCAGTTACAGCTTTTCCGGCTTTCTTTGCTACTTAGCGTTTCAAAAACATTTGAATCGCCAGCTATATTTAGCAGAGTTACCAATACCCATCTTAAATCCTCAATTAGGTAATTTAGCCATCCCATTTTTTTGGCCAATTTGGATCGTGCAGGAAAGTTTTAAAAAAAATCGAGCCAACAATCTCGGTCAACATATTTTTACCAAAGCTCGCATTAGAATTCTGATTCCTACCACGTATTGCCAAGAGCCTGTAATTTCTCATCTTACTTCCCAATATGGTTTAACTTTCAATATTACAGGAGCAAGATTGAACGCCAATAAACAGTCACCCGGAGTATTCGATCTGGAGCTTACGGGAACACCTCAACAAATTCAAAAAGCTCTTGATTATCTAGTAACGAAGCAAGTAAAAATTTGGGGCAAACCAAACCCTGATGGCGATGCTTGGTAA
- a CDS encoding NIL domain-containing protein: MFSQDNNEPQFDLIDAASAGTATAISSGENRPTQARIRIQVPKHYHQEPVISRLISDHGLTVNFNAALLTTNEYNDGWFDLELQGTSRQIQSAFIYLAEMNVRIWSKSTDPEEENW; the protein is encoded by the coding sequence ATGTTTAGTCAAGATAACAACGAACCTCAATTCGATCTCATCGATGCTGCCAGCGCTGGAACGGCCACAGCGATTAGTTCGGGAGAAAACCGACCAACCCAAGCCCGTATCCGCATTCAAGTTCCCAAACATTATCATCAGGAACCAGTAATCTCTCGTTTAATTTCCGATCATGGCTTAACAGTTAATTTCAACGCCGCATTGTTGACGACAAACGAGTATAATGATGGCTGGTTCGATCTGGAATTACAAGGTACGTCTCGTCAAATTCAAAGTGCCTTCATCTACTTGGCCGAAATGAACGTGCGAATTTGGAGTAAATCCACCGATCCAGAAGAAGAAAATTGGTAA
- the cysT gene encoding sulfate ABC transporter permease subunit CysT, with product MAVSVSSRSNRVGKKTLPSVGKLSPWLFTFGYLTLMLLLPTAALLLRASTVGPLEFWKIATSPVAISAYDVTFITALIAAGINGLFGVLIAWVLVRYDFPFKRLIDAAIDLPFALPTSVAGLTLATVYSENGWIGSLLAPLGIKVAFTRLGVGIAMLFISLPFVVRTLQPVLQEMEKEVEEAAWSLGASERLTFWRVILPPLMPAILTGITLGFSRAVGEYGSIVIVAANIPFKDLIASVLIFQRLEQYDYAGATVIGTVLLGISLLMLLAINLLNVWGKRYGQGQSES from the coding sequence ATGGCTGTTTCTGTTTCTTCCCGTTCTAATCGAGTCGGGAAAAAAACTCTCCCTTCAGTGGGGAAATTATCTCCCTGGTTATTTACGTTCGGGTATCTTACCTTGATGCTTTTGCTACCAACAGCGGCTCTTTTGTTAAGAGCTAGCACGGTAGGCCCATTAGAATTTTGGAAAATTGCTACTAGCCCGGTCGCTATTTCCGCTTACGATGTTACCTTTATCACGGCGTTAATTGCGGCTGGAATTAATGGTTTATTTGGGGTTTTAATTGCCTGGGTTTTAGTCCGGTATGATTTTCCCTTTAAACGCCTGATCGATGCTGCGATCGATCTGCCTTTTGCCTTACCTACTTCCGTTGCTGGTTTAACTTTAGCGACAGTTTACAGCGAAAATGGCTGGATCGGCTCCCTATTAGCGCCTTTGGGTATTAAAGTTGCCTTTACTCGCTTGGGAGTTGGTATTGCTATGCTTTTTATTTCTTTACCTTTTGTGGTGCGGACTTTGCAACCAGTTCTACAAGAAATGGAAAAGGAGGTAGAAGAGGCGGCGTGGAGTTTAGGTGCTTCGGAAAGATTAACTTTTTGGCGAGTGATTTTGCCCCCGTTGATGCCAGCTATTTTAACTGGGATAACACTGGGCTTTTCACGCGCCGTAGGAGAATACGGTTCGATCGTAATTGTGGCTGCTAATATTCCGTTTAAAGATTTAATTGCTTCTGTGCTAATTTTCCAACGGTTAGAGCAGTACGATTACGCAGGCGCTACGGTAATTGGCACGGTTTTATTGGGTATTTCTCTTTTAATGTTGTTAGCTATTAACTTGTTAAATGTGTGGGGGAAACGTTATGGGCAAGGACAATCAGAAAGTTAA
- the cysW gene encoding sulfate ABC transporter permease subunit CysW codes for MGKDNQKVKLILIWGAILYLALVLFIPAVNVFFQAFKFGVSPFIANLMEPAFLHAIKLTVLIALIVVPINTVFGLCAAWIIARHKFRGRTFFLSVLDLPFAVSPVVAGLMIVLLYGRLGWFGPLLEQGNIKIIFALPGMIIATAFVTLPFVAREVIPVLEEVGTDQEEAAKTLGANDWQIFWRVTLPNIRWGLLYGLILTNARAMGEFGAVSVVSGNIAQKTQTLPLFVEEAYKQYQTQASFSAAVLLAGLALVTLVLKEILERKTRIKDVDYEATTE; via the coding sequence ATGGGCAAGGACAATCAGAAAGTTAAGTTAATTCTCATTTGGGGAGCAATATTATATTTAGCATTAGTACTATTTATCCCCGCAGTCAATGTTTTTTTTCAAGCTTTTAAGTTTGGAGTTAGCCCTTTTATCGCCAATTTGATGGAACCGGCTTTTCTCCATGCGATTAAATTAACGGTTTTAATTGCTTTAATTGTCGTACCGATCAATACGGTATTTGGGCTATGTGCGGCATGGATAATTGCTCGTCATAAATTTCGGGGTCGTACCTTCTTTTTGAGCGTTTTAGACTTACCTTTTGCCGTTTCGCCAGTGGTAGCTGGCTTGATGATCGTCTTGCTGTACGGACGATTGGGTTGGTTTGGGCCATTACTGGAGCAAGGAAATATTAAAATTATTTTCGCTTTGCCAGGGATGATAATTGCTACGGCTTTTGTTACTTTGCCATTTGTAGCGCGAGAAGTAATTCCCGTGTTAGAAGAAGTCGGTACAGATCAGGAAGAAGCTGCCAAAACATTAGGAGCAAATGACTGGCAGATTTTCTGGCGAGTTACCCTTCCTAATATCCGTTGGGGTTTGCTTTACGGTTTAATTTTGACCAATGCTAGAGCTATGGGAGAATTTGGGGCAGTATCGGTGGTTTCCGGCAATATTGCTCAGAAAACTCAAACTTTGCCTTTATTTGTCGAAGAAGCTTATAAGCAATACCAAACACAAGCTTCTTTTTCTGCTGCGGTTTTGTTGGCTGGTCTAGCTTTGGTCACCCTGGTACTTAAAGAAATTTTGGAGCGTAAAACTCGCATCAAAGATGTGGATTATGAAGCTACAACTGAGTAA
- a CDS encoding response regulator transcription factor, whose amino-acid sequence MKEPRLRDAKRLLLIDDDPNLILLVKDYLEFRGYDVLTAENGREALEVLEVEKPHLIICDVMMPEMDGYTFVKHVRENPETSWIPVLFLSAKGQSQDKVKGLNTGADVYMVKPFEPEELVAQVESSLKYADRLIAHRDKPEDGQRIHVPFDVQLTPTELKVVQHVARGLANREIADELNVSQRTVESHVSNMLGKTGLHNRTELARWAIENSMA is encoded by the coding sequence ATGAAAGAACCTCGCCTCAGAGACGCAAAAAGATTGCTGCTGATTGATGATGACCCCAACTTAATCCTGTTGGTAAAAGATTACTTGGAATTTCGAGGATATGACGTGCTTACAGCCGAAAACGGGCGAGAAGCCCTAGAAGTGCTGGAGGTAGAAAAGCCTCACCTGATCATCTGCGACGTGATGATGCCGGAAATGGACGGCTACACCTTCGTCAAGCACGTCAGGGAAAACCCAGAAACCAGTTGGATTCCAGTTCTCTTCCTATCAGCAAAAGGTCAAAGCCAAGATAAAGTAAAAGGACTCAACACCGGCGCTGATGTTTATATGGTCAAGCCCTTTGAGCCAGAAGAACTAGTGGCGCAAGTGGAATCTTCCCTTAAATATGCCGATCGACTGATCGCTCACCGCGATAAACCAGAAGACGGTCAGAGAATCCACGTTCCCTTTGACGTGCAATTGACTCCCACCGAACTGAAAGTAGTCCAGCACGTAGCGCGGGGTTTAGCTAATCGGGAAATTGCCGATGAACTAAACGTCAGTCAGCGAACCGTAGAAAGCCATGTCTCCAATATGCTTGGTAAAACAGGTCTGCATAACCGTACAGAACTGGCACGCTGGGCAATTGAAAACAGCATGGCTTAA